Proteins from a genomic interval of Candidatus Edwardsbacteria bacterium RifOxyA12_full_54_48:
- a CDS encoding recombination protein RecR, with protein sequence MHYGSEILSRTIDELMKLPGIGRKTAQRLAFYLLKSSQEDAVALANAIVELKEKVRFCVQCYNASENDLCTICRDVKREPALICVVEETNDLLAIERTSEFRGLYHVLQGHLSPLDGIGPDDLRIRELMQRLERTEVREMIIATNPNAEGEATALYLMKLVKPLGIKVTRIARGLPVGSDLEFSDEVTLSRALTGRQEM encoded by the coding sequence ATGCATTACGGGTCGGAAATACTGTCGCGCACCATAGACGAGCTGATGAAGCTTCCCGGCATCGGGCGGAAGACCGCCCAGCGCCTGGCGTTCTATCTGCTCAAGTCCAGCCAGGAGGACGCGGTGGCCCTGGCCAACGCCATTGTGGAGCTGAAAGAGAAGGTTCGCTTCTGCGTCCAGTGCTACAACGCCTCGGAGAACGACCTGTGCACCATCTGCCGGGACGTCAAGCGGGAGCCGGCCCTGATCTGCGTGGTGGAGGAGACCAACGATCTGCTGGCCATCGAGAGGACCTCGGAGTTCCGGGGGCTGTACCACGTTCTGCAGGGGCACCTGTCGCCGCTGGACGGCATCGGCCCGGACGACCTGCGGATAAGGGAGCTGATGCAGCGGCTGGAGAGGACCGAGGTCAGGGAGATGATCATCGCCACCAACCCCAACGCCGAGGGCGAGGCCACCGCGCTGTATTTGATGAAATTAGTCAAACCATTGGGGATCAAAGTGACCCGGATCGCCCGGGGGCTGCCGGTGGGCAGCGACCTGGAGTTCTCCGACGAGGTGACCTTGAGCCGGGCCCTGACCGGCCGGCAGGAGATGTGA
- a CDS encoding nucleoid-associated protein, YbaB/EbfC family: MAKGMGDLLKQAQMMQSKMESIQKELANKRVEASVGGGMVRVTADGQQNILDIKISPEIIKPEEADMLQDLVLSGVQEAIKMSRDLAAKEMSALTGGMSLPGMF; this comes from the coding sequence ATGGCCAAGGGAATGGGCGACCTGCTCAAGCAGGCCCAGATGATGCAATCGAAGATGGAAAGCATCCAGAAAGAACTGGCGAACAAAAGGGTGGAGGCCTCGGTGGGCGGCGGCATGGTCAGGGTGACGGCCGACGGCCAGCAGAACATCCTGGACATAAAGATCTCCCCGGAGATCATCAAGCCCGAGGAAGCCGATATGCTGCAGGACCTGGTCTTGAGCGGGGTGCAGGAGGCCATAAAAATGTCCCGCGACCTGGCGGCCAAAGAGATGTCCGCCCTGACCGGCGGCATGAGCCTCCCGGGAATGTTTTAG
- a CDS encoding DNA polymerase III, subunit gamma and tau, which produces MSYLVLARKWRPQNFEQIVGQEHVTTTLRNAIRTKRTAHAYIFAGARGVGKTTTARILAKALNCAQGPTETPCNQCTSCLEITGSRSMDVLEIDGASNRGIDQIRDLRENVKYTPTQGKYKVYIIDEVHMLTKEAFNALLKTLEEPPAHVVFVFATTEVHKVPITILSRCQRFDFRRIQLNQIVSHLKKMLSGEEVKAEDECLYIVAKKAEGSMRDSISLMDQLIAFSGNSIKADDARQVLGLVDEEMYFKALELVRAHDKPGILSLIDQVAVGGYDLQEFILGWLAHLRKLLLIAAGSGRTAAGEMTPDEQEKFTQQAQGLDDRDILRMANILIDAEATMKRSSQARLILEMACLRLCNLDSTVRLEEVIKLLDQGGDDPEKEEPPAPALKPPQQAKLNVSPIKEEPAEYTAPPQPLSRDFESLWQSLITAVQERHMTAGTCLASARPVGVSDGNLILSFGPQANFHKKSLEDKAYQELIQEETFKLWGQKLKVVCQVEKGQASQTPQVKETPQRLSRQDEIDRRKSEVMESPQLKSFMDAVDGEVV; this is translated from the coding sequence ATGTCCTATCTTGTATTAGCCCGCAAATGGCGGCCCCAGAACTTCGAGCAGATCGTGGGCCAGGAGCACGTTACCACCACCCTGCGCAACGCCATCCGCACCAAGCGCACCGCCCACGCCTACATCTTCGCCGGGGCCCGGGGGGTGGGCAAGACCACCACCGCCCGCATCCTGGCCAAGGCCCTCAACTGCGCCCAGGGGCCCACCGAGACCCCCTGCAACCAGTGCACCTCCTGCCTGGAGATCACCGGCTCGCGCAGCATGGACGTGCTGGAGATAGACGGCGCCTCCAACCGCGGCATCGACCAGATCCGCGACCTGAGGGAGAACGTCAAATACACCCCCACCCAGGGCAAGTACAAGGTCTACATCATCGACGAGGTCCACATGCTGACCAAGGAGGCCTTCAACGCCCTGCTGAAGACCCTGGAGGAGCCGCCGGCCCACGTGGTCTTCGTCTTCGCCACCACCGAGGTGCACAAGGTGCCCATCACCATCCTGTCCCGCTGCCAGCGCTTCGATTTCCGGCGCATCCAGCTGAACCAGATCGTGTCCCATCTCAAAAAGATGCTGTCCGGCGAGGAGGTCAAGGCCGAGGACGAATGCCTGTATATCGTGGCCAAGAAGGCCGAGGGCTCCATGCGCGATTCCATCAGCCTGATGGACCAGCTGATCGCCTTCAGCGGCAACAGCATCAAGGCCGATGACGCCCGGCAGGTGCTGGGCCTGGTGGACGAGGAGATGTATTTCAAGGCCCTGGAGCTGGTGCGGGCCCATGACAAGCCGGGCATCCTGTCGCTGATCGACCAGGTGGCCGTTGGCGGCTACGACCTGCAGGAATTCATCCTGGGATGGCTGGCCCACCTGCGCAAGCTGCTGCTGATAGCCGCCGGCTCCGGCCGGACCGCGGCCGGGGAGATGACCCCCGATGAGCAGGAGAAATTCACCCAGCAGGCCCAGGGCCTGGATGACCGGGATATATTGCGGATGGCCAACATTCTGATCGACGCCGAGGCCACCATGAAGCGCAGTTCCCAGGCCCGGCTGATACTGGAGATGGCCTGCCTGCGCCTCTGCAACCTTGACTCCACCGTCCGGCTGGAGGAAGTGATAAAACTGCTGGACCAGGGCGGGGACGATCCCGAAAAGGAGGAACCGCCGGCCCCGGCCCTAAAACCTCCCCAGCAAGCTAAGTTGAACGTCAGTCCGATTAAAGAAGAACCGGCCGAGTACACCGCTCCACCGCAGCCGCTGAGCCGGGATTTCGAATCCCTGTGGCAGAGTCTGATAACAGCGGTCCAGGAGCGGCACATGACCGCCGGGACCTGCCTGGCCTCGGCCCGCCCGGTGGGGGTCAGCGACGGAAATCTTATCCTGAGCTTCGGCCCGCAGGCCAACTTTCACAAGAAATCGCTGGAGGACAAGGCCTACCAGGAGCTGATCCAGGAGGAGACCTTTAAATTATGGGGCCAGAAGCTCAAGGTGGTCTGCCAGGTCGAAAAAGGGCAGGCCTCCCAGACGCCGCAGGTCAAGGAGACTCCCCAGCGCCTGAGCCGGCAGGATGAGATAGACCGCCGCAAGTCCGAGGTCATGGAATCGCCCCAGCTGAAAAGCTTTATGGACGCGGTGGACGGCGAAGTGGTGTAG